A single Gadus macrocephalus chromosome 22, ASM3116895v1 DNA region contains:
- the tekt2 gene encoding tektin-2: MSTIEAKPCLHHSVADWQNNNRQLSATAEHERDVSHVIRQEGRGLRNETTIKTWWDESDTCRRLGERLWDVSRCKDSLESSAVEVDTEMEALTLAKEELEQALGATAVPLQVTQECLTLRQGRRGLELVGDPVEEELKQEVRLIERVQQELQQHIGRTFEQLCVLQEARHQLTMDLQNKMDALDVDRICLSLTVESAQISLKTNPLRIPPGTVTPQEWVQFSQYNVTVAQEAVLLSQQMRENASLTRSKLQNELEKQRRATEFALRKRTHTEEQSRQELEWQLKITEDEVSEMEADIRGLDQDLRVKTASLKLAHTRLENRTCRPGMDLCRDQVQLGLVREVQQLEASIKALDQKLGEAQHSLQKMCLHHARMTQDLNRKQEALSLEQRSLSTRHRLTDATCAAVGGDKPAIAGVVPLANSSGRSRLRTLA, translated from the exons ATGTCGACGATCGAGGCCAAGCCGTGCCTCCACCACAGCGTGGCCGACTGGCAGAACAACAACCGCCAGCTGTCCGCCACCGCCGAGCACGAGAGGGACGTCTCGCACGTGATCCGccaggaggggcggggcctgcgcAATGAGACCACCATCAAG ACGTGGTGGGATGAGAGCGACACCTGCCGCCGGCTGGGGGAGCGGCTCTGGGACGTGTCGCGCTGCAAAGACTCCCTGGAGTCCAGCGCGGTGGAGGTGGACACGGAGATGGAGGCTCTGACGCTG gcgaaggaggagctggagcaggcgcTGGGGGCCACGGCGGTCCCGCTGCAGGTCACCCAGGAGTGTCTGACCCTGAGGCAGGGGAGGCGGGGCCTGGAGCTGGTCGGCGACCccgtggaggaggagctaaaGCAGGAAGTGAGGCTGATCGAGAGGGTCCAGCAGGAGCTCCAGCAGCACATCGGCCGCACCTTTGAGCAGCTGTG CGTTCTGCAGGAGGCCCGTCACCAGCTGACCATGGACCTCCAGAACAAGATGGACGCCCTGGACGTTGACCGGATTTGCCTGTCGCTCACCGTGGAGTCGGCCCAGATCTCCCTGAAGACCAACCCACTGCGCATACCTCCAGg TACCGTGACCCCTCAAGAGTGGGTGCAGTTCAGCCAGTATAACGTGACCGTCGCCCAGGAGGCCGTGCTCCTCTCGCAGCAGATGAGGGAGAACGCCAGCCTGACCCGCTCCAAG CTGCAGAATGAGTTGGAGAAGCAGCGCAGAGCCACCGAGTTCGCCCTCCGCAAACGCACCCACACCGAGGAGCAGTCCCGCCAAGAGCTGGAGTGGCAGCTCAAGATC ACTGAGGACGAGGTCTCAGAGATGGAGGCGGACATCCGGGGTCTGGACCAGGACCTCCGGGTGAAGACCGCCTCCCTGAAGCTGGCCCACACCCGGCTGGAGAACAGGACCTGCCGACCCGGCATGGACCTCTGCAGGGACCAG gttcaGCTGGGGCTGGTGAGGGAGGTGCAGCAGCTGGAGGCCTCCATCAAGGCCCTGGACCAGAAGCTAGGCGAGGCGCA GCACTCCCTGCAGAAGATGTGTCTCCATCACGCTCGCATGACCCAGGACCTcaacaggaagcaggaagccCTCTCTCTGGAGCAACGCAGTCTCAGCACGCGCCACCGCCTCACCGACGCCACCTGCGCCGCCGTGGGCGGAGACAAGCCGGCCATCGCCGGAGTCGTCCCGCTCGCCAACTCCAGCGGCCGGAGCCGTCTGAGGACCCTGGCCTGA
- the si:dkey-211g8.9 gene encoding free fatty acid receptor 3, whose product MGAPAVSVKDCMSLFVYCFTFLLGLPANLLVLFVYVRKARKRGATPNVVYALNLCLANLALVAWLPVKALEIFLQGWVLPGFLCPIYNFFLFASVYGSCLFLTAVTVGRYLSIAFPIAYKLYRRARISCFISVALWAVVLLHLSLGLVAEGGAFFVTRPDGEGGAAACYDHFNESQLEVLLPLRLEMAVCLFLLPLAITCFGTLRCVTLVWRSCLPAAGKRRVLAVALTTLAVFVVCYAPYNASHVVGFATWDDVWWRSGAMMTSACNVFLEPVVMLMLSPAVSRGIMGRVCGGSGRRPTSSTPRSAQSRPRNTLSQDPGGDVRESPSLSDKGPPEVTMTRLSQD is encoded by the coding sequence ATGGGAGCGCCAGCCGTCTCCGTGAAGGACTGCATGTCTCTGTTCGTCTACTGCTTCACCTTCCTCCTGGGCCTGCCCGCCAACCTGCTGGTGCTCTTCGTGTACGTCCGCAAGGCGCGCAAGCGGGGCGCCACGCCCAACGTGGTGTACGCCCTCAACCTGTGTCTGGCCAACCTGGCCCTGGTGGCCTGGCTGCCCGTCAAGGCCCTGGAGATCTTCCTCCAGGGCTGGGTTCTGCCGGGCTTCCTGTGCCCCATCTACAACTTCTTCCTGTTCGCCTCGGTGTACGGCAGCTGCCTGTTCCTCACGGCCGTCACGGTGGGCCGCTACCTCAGCATCGCCTTCCCCATCGCCTACAAGCTGTACCGCCGCGCGCGCATCTCCTGCTTCATCAGCGTGGCGCTCTGGGCCGTGGTGCTGCTCCACCTGTCGCTGGGCCTGGTGGCCGAGGGCGGGGCTTTCTTCGTGACGCGGCCCGACGGCGAGGGAGGGGCGGCGGCGTGCTACGACCACTTCAACGAGTCGCAGCTGGAAGTGCTGCTGCCCCTGCGGCTGGAGATGGCCGTGTGCCTGTTCCTCCTGCCGCTGGCCATCACGTGCTTCGGCACGCTGCGCTGTGTTACGCTGGTGTGGCGCTCCTGCCTGCCGGCGGCGGGGAAGCGGCGGGTGCTGGCGGTGGCGCTGACCACACTGGCGGTGTTTGTGGTGTGCTACGCGCCCTACAACGCCTCGCACGTGGTGGGCTTCGCCACGTGGGACGACGTGTGGTGGCGCAGCGGCGCCATGATGACCAGCGCCTGCAACGTCTTCCTGGAGCCCGTGGTCATGCTGATGCTGTCGCCCGCCGTGTCCCGCGGCATCATGGGAAGGGTGTGCGGCGGCAGTGGGCGTCGCCCAACCTCGTCCACGCCGAGGTCGGCGCAGAGTCGCCCGCGTAACACCCTGTCGCAGGACCCCGGTGGGGATGTCAGGGAAAGCCCCTCGCTGTCGGATAAGGGTCCGCCCGAGGTCACGATGACCAGGTTGAGTCAAGACTGA
- the LOC132450982 gene encoding free fatty acid receptor 2-like, translating into MTINILIISVYTITLTMGVPANILAFYTFCRKVRRNPTAIDVLLLSLTISDLIFLTLLPLKIKEALDQMTWNMPTVLCPITSFLFYTTIYNSTLLLTAVSLERYLGVAFPIMYSRCRRPRYAVIASVLSWVVCSLNLVFVYIVPNRNAFVSHNGSDLTTRQCYMNFSVQELEILMRVRLELFFVLFCAPFFVSCFCYVNFIRILSRLPHISRRRRLRAIGLAVGTLMVFAFSFGPYNFSHVVGFARKEDECWRQVALLASTLNSCLDPIIFYMTSSDVRSILRGVLHNIMAKLHLLRCGGGEGGGEGGGGGEGGGEGGGGEGGGGGGEEGGGGGEEGGGGGEEGGGSGEGGGGVALTQAAPVETCKEKEVPG; encoded by the coding sequence ATGACCATCAACATCCTGATAATCTCCGTCTACACCATCACCCTGACCATGGGAGTGCCGGCCAACATCCTGGCCTTCTATACCTTCTGCCGCAAGGTCCGCCGCAATCCCACGGCCATCgacgtcctcctcctcagcctcacCATCTCAGACCTCATCTTTCTCACACTCCTGCCCTTAAAGATAAAGGAGGCCCTGGACCAAATGACCTGGAATATGCCCACCGTCCTGTGCCCCATCACCAGCTTCCTGTTCTACACCACCATATACAACAGCACCCTGCTGCTGACGGCGGTCAGCCTGGAGCGCTACTTGGGCGTGGCCTTCCCCATCATGTATTCGCGGTGCCGCCGGCCCCGCTATGCCGTCATTGCCAGCGTCCTCTCCTGGGTGGTGTGCTCCCTCAACCTTGTGTTCGTGTACATCGTGCCCAACCGCAACGCGTTTGTCAGCCACAACGGCTCGGACCTGACCACGCGCCAGTGCTACATGAACTTCAGCGTGCAAGAGCTGGAAATACTGATGCGCGTGCGCCTGGAGCTCTTCTTTGTCCTCTTCTGCGCGCCCTTCTTCGTCTCCTGCTTCTGCTACGTCAACTTCATCCGCATCCTCTCCCGCCTGCCGCACAtcagccggcggcggcggctccgcGCTATAGGGCTGGCCGTGGGCACCCTGATGGTGTTTGCCTTCTCCTTCGGTCCCTACAACTTCTCCCACGTGGTGGGCTTCGCCCGCAAGGAGGACGAGTGCTGGAGGCAAGTGGCGCTGCTCGCCAGTACCTTAAACTCCTGCCTCGACCCCATCATCTTCTACATGACCTCCTCGGATGTCCGCAGCATACTCCGTGGCGTCCTGCACAACATCATGGCCAAGCTGCACCTCCTCCGctgtggaggtggagaaggaggtggagaaggaggaggaggtggagaaggaggtggagaaggaggaggaggagaaggaggaggaggtggtggagaagaaggaggaggtggtggagaagaaggaggaggtggtggagaagaaggaggaggaagtggagaaggaggtggtggtgtagctcTGACTCAAGCAGCCCCGGTCGAGACGTGCAAGGAAAAAGAAGTTCCAGGGTAG
- the usf2 gene encoding upstream stimulatory factor 2 isoform X1: protein MDMLEQSLDSSTSHEKQETEEVVQLQEGETVGTEEQTAVTIASVQQAAFGEHVQYQFRTENSGGQVTYRVVQVSDEQIETTTDGSGSVSVVSAAAFAGGPQAVAQAVIQNPFSNGGSPAGDSVGGETRFAYFPATTVSDGTAVSVQAADPTLTQAGGQFYVMMSPPDVLQGGAGRTIAPRTHAYSADLAESEMLQHGGTNWKMDGPRAPRDERRRAQHNEVERRRRDKINNWIVTLSKIIPDCNIDSSKTGADTVLSVQSKGGILSKACDYIRELRQNNARLQEGCKEVERVQVDNELLRQQIEELKNDNALLRAQLQQHGIELNGDPVSQ from the exons ATGGATATGCTCGAACAGAGTTTGGACAGCTCGACGAG TCACGAAAAACAGGAAACTGAAGAGGTTGTCCAGTTGCAGGAAG GAGAAACGGTGGGGACTGAGGAGCAAACGGCAGTGACCATCGCCAGTGTCCAGCAGGCTGCGTTTGGGGAACATGTCCAGTACCAGTTCCGAACGGAGAACAGCGGCGGCCAG gTAACCTACCGCGTCGTCCAGGTCTCGGACGAGCAAATCGAGACGACCACGGACGGGTCGGGGTCCGTCAGTGTGGTGTCGGCCGCAGCCTTCGCCGGCGGCCCCCAGGCGGTGGCCCAG GCCGTCATCCAGAACCCCTTCAGCAATGGGGGCAGCCCGGCCGGGGACTCGGTGGGCGGGGAGACCCGCTTCGCCTACTTCCCCGCCACCACGGTCAGCGACGGGACGGCGGTGTCGGTGCAGGCGGCGGACCCCACGCTCACGCAGGCCGGAG gTCAGTTCTATGTGATGATGAGCCCCCCCGATGTGCTGCAGGGCGGCGCGGGACGCACCATcgccccacgcacgcacgcctaCTCTGC AGACCTGGCAGAGAGCGAGATGCTGCAGCATGGCGGTACTAACTG GAAGATGGACGGACCCCGGGCCCCCAGAGACGAGAGGCGGCGAGCGCAGCACAACGAAG tggagaGGCGGAGAAGAGACAAGATCAACAACTGGATCGTCACCCTGTCAAAGATCATCCCCGACTGCAACATAGACAGCAGCAAAACTGGAGCG GACACGGTTCTCTCTGTCCAGAGTAAGGGCGGCATCCTGTCCAAGGCCTGCGACTACATCCGGGAGCTCCGTCAGAACAACGCCCGGCTGCAGGAGGGCTGCAAGGAGGTGGAGCGCGTCCAGGTGGACAACGAGCTGCTCCGACAACAG ATAGAAGAGCTGAAGAACGACAACGCTCTCCTGCGGGCGCAGCTCCAGCAGCACGGCATCGAGCTCAACGGAGACCCCGTCtcccagtga
- the usf2 gene encoding upstream stimulatory factor 2 isoform X2 gives MDMLEQSLDSSTSHEKQETEEVVQLQEGETVGTEEQTAVTIASVQQAAFGEHVQYQFRTENSGGQVTYRVVQVSDEQIETTTDGSGSVSVVSAAAFAGGPQAVAQAVIQNPFSNGGSPAGDSVGGETRFAYFPATTVSDGTAVSVQAADPTLTQAGGQFYVMMSPPDVLQGGAGRTIAPRTHAYSADLAESEMLQHGGTNWKMDGPRAPRDERRRAQHNEVERRRRDKINNWIVTLSKIIPDCNIDSSKTGASKGGILSKACDYIRELRQNNARLQEGCKEVERVQVDNELLRQQIEELKNDNALLRAQLQQHGIELNGDPVSQ, from the exons ATGGATATGCTCGAACAGAGTTTGGACAGCTCGACGAG TCACGAAAAACAGGAAACTGAAGAGGTTGTCCAGTTGCAGGAAG GAGAAACGGTGGGGACTGAGGAGCAAACGGCAGTGACCATCGCCAGTGTCCAGCAGGCTGCGTTTGGGGAACATGTCCAGTACCAGTTCCGAACGGAGAACAGCGGCGGCCAG gTAACCTACCGCGTCGTCCAGGTCTCGGACGAGCAAATCGAGACGACCACGGACGGGTCGGGGTCCGTCAGTGTGGTGTCGGCCGCAGCCTTCGCCGGCGGCCCCCAGGCGGTGGCCCAG GCCGTCATCCAGAACCCCTTCAGCAATGGGGGCAGCCCGGCCGGGGACTCGGTGGGCGGGGAGACCCGCTTCGCCTACTTCCCCGCCACCACGGTCAGCGACGGGACGGCGGTGTCGGTGCAGGCGGCGGACCCCACGCTCACGCAGGCCGGAG gTCAGTTCTATGTGATGATGAGCCCCCCCGATGTGCTGCAGGGCGGCGCGGGACGCACCATcgccccacgcacgcacgcctaCTCTGC AGACCTGGCAGAGAGCGAGATGCTGCAGCATGGCGGTACTAACTG GAAGATGGACGGACCCCGGGCCCCCAGAGACGAGAGGCGGCGAGCGCAGCACAACGAAG tggagaGGCGGAGAAGAGACAAGATCAACAACTGGATCGTCACCCTGTCAAAGATCATCCCCGACTGCAACATAGACAGCAGCAAAACTGGAGCG AGTAAGGGCGGCATCCTGTCCAAGGCCTGCGACTACATCCGGGAGCTCCGTCAGAACAACGCCCGGCTGCAGGAGGGCTGCAAGGAGGTGGAGCGCGTCCAGGTGGACAACGAGCTGCTCCGACAACAG ATAGAAGAGCTGAAGAACGACAACGCTCTCCTGCGGGCGCAGCTCCAGCAGCACGGCATCGAGCTCAACGGAGACCCCGTCtcccagtga